From one Catellatospora sp. IY07-71 genomic stretch:
- a CDS encoding FHA domain-containing protein: protein MTRALMRCANGHVTPLLPTRTCPGPCNLPARPHDPEAEPAGGAAARECWSCGREEFDATAADCVSCGKSLTTPLASIDFGAAGSVEIWPGEVRMLGRDDETPDHQVFASTPNVHRQHAILRAEPDGTVTIEPVPGKANGTFVNDEEITGVYRLHAQYQVRLARDLRGTVRIWP, encoded by the coding sequence GTGACCCGGGCGCTGATGAGGTGTGCGAACGGCCACGTCACCCCGTTGCTGCCCACGCGTACGTGCCCCGGCCCGTGCAACCTGCCTGCCCGGCCGCACGACCCCGAGGCCGAGCCTGCAGGCGGGGCAGCCGCCCGCGAGTGCTGGAGCTGCGGGCGGGAGGAGTTCGACGCCACCGCCGCCGACTGCGTGAGCTGCGGCAAGAGCCTCACCACCCCGCTGGCCTCGATCGATTTCGGGGCCGCCGGGAGTGTGGAGATCTGGCCGGGCGAGGTGCGGATGCTCGGCCGCGACGACGAAACCCCTGACCACCAGGTCTTCGCGAGCACACCGAACGTGCACCGCCAGCACGCGATCCTGCGCGCCGAACCCGACGGGACCGTCACCATCGAGCCCGTACCGGGCAAGGCCAACGGCACCTTCGTCAATGACGAGGAGATCACCGGGGTGTACCGGCTGCACGCTCAATACCAGGTGCGGCTGGCGCGTGACCTGCGTGGGACGGTGCGGATCTGGCCGTGA
- a CDS encoding CHAT domain-containing protein has protein sequence MTQERSQPPDAISRTGWAVAQMPEDERAPWRFALCWMLECRYSTGRDPGDLKAAVAEFERLPEATPGRRKLAAVLLVDLVKTGRLRDEPAVAQAMALADVVRADPAPLAGSREACAVVRALDLQLAGMNGRAGFSPQAALAELDRLETEVGGMEPHSSMIASARLAMRHLLSTVAGDHSLADQMSDDLAEFRKRLPPDSPAVGHLDLMDLLMAGYAQAMRGDLAGARKAYDAILDAMRQLPENDPRRAQLAHMQATMAPLFRQTQDGGVADPRLRGTGSTPYDATVAAELAQLRALADVPGLDPAERALRMGTSGAAKMGVGADHPPVLDQAIIELAEAVAISPEHDPRRPFYRLQLGVARMLRFESRKRITDLQDGTAELERARTALGTTAHAMWTMTSMPLAHAYRLSGRKALSRDTALSGLRGHAWSVLLQSDAPAAAAAARHASDDAIDVARWCVSDGRPDLAARALDMGRGLMLHAATERRAIPERLIELGEPGLAEQWRTAVALSGVEEAPAQLRHRVMSVLAGIPVDDDGAALDSPATGSARLLDAPDGPEIHAALRMLGFDALVYLVPGDGKNGMAVIVPAEDQASTLLLPELNDVPAGFLADAARELPDDPRLGPDRDLSVRGRAKLEDVCDWAWRVAIGPLLERGLRAHRAPAGGPPRVVLIPMRELSAVPWHAARRQVNGRYRYAVEQAVFSYAPSARLMCDAAWASDVPLDDSALVLGDPDAGGAADLPAARAEALAIHGAFYRQGVYLGRTATGAPAAAGAGTRREVLDRLLDGTAGSVLHLACHGVTRRAEYEQVGAAGESSYLALAGGDRLSAEELVGALTARPERPVGLSVLAACNSGVPGRGHDEAFSVATALLAGGSRTVVSTLWSVPDTPTSALMYMFHHYVRREGCRPLDALHRAQVWMLTPDRRIPEEMPEPLRPASGREQSIDGWAGFFHTGR, from the coding sequence ATGACCCAGGAACGATCGCAACCCCCCGACGCCATCAGCCGCACCGGCTGGGCGGTCGCGCAGATGCCCGAGGACGAGAGGGCACCGTGGCGTTTCGCGCTCTGCTGGATGCTGGAGTGCCGCTACAGCACCGGGCGCGACCCTGGTGATCTGAAAGCGGCGGTCGCCGAGTTCGAGCGCCTGCCTGAGGCGACGCCCGGCCGGCGGAAGCTGGCGGCGGTGCTGCTGGTCGATCTGGTCAAGACCGGCAGGCTGCGTGACGAGCCCGCGGTGGCACAGGCGATGGCGCTGGCCGACGTCGTGCGGGCGGACCCCGCGCCGCTGGCGGGCAGCCGTGAGGCCTGCGCGGTGGTCCGCGCGCTGGATCTGCAGCTGGCCGGTATGAACGGGCGGGCCGGGTTCAGCCCTCAGGCCGCGTTGGCGGAGCTGGACAGGCTGGAAACGGAGGTCGGCGGCATGGAGCCGCACAGCTCCATGATCGCCTCGGCTCGCCTGGCGATGAGACACCTGCTCAGCACGGTGGCCGGTGACCACTCGCTGGCCGACCAGATGTCTGACGACCTCGCGGAGTTCAGGAAACGGCTGCCACCGGACTCGCCGGCGGTGGGCCACCTCGATCTCATGGACCTGCTCATGGCGGGCTACGCGCAGGCGATGCGGGGTGATCTCGCCGGTGCGAGGAAGGCCTACGACGCCATCCTCGACGCGATGCGCCAGCTGCCGGAGAACGATCCCCGGCGCGCGCAGCTGGCGCACATGCAGGCCACGATGGCGCCGCTGTTCCGCCAGACACAGGACGGCGGCGTCGCCGATCCGCGGCTCAGGGGCACGGGCAGCACGCCCTACGACGCCACCGTGGCCGCCGAGCTGGCCCAGCTGCGGGCTCTGGCCGACGTGCCGGGGCTCGACCCCGCCGAGCGGGCCCTCCGCATGGGCACCTCCGGCGCGGCGAAGATGGGGGTGGGCGCCGACCACCCGCCCGTGCTCGACCAGGCGATCATCGAGCTGGCCGAGGCGGTCGCGATCTCGCCGGAGCACGATCCGCGACGGCCTTTCTACCGGCTGCAGCTGGGTGTCGCGCGGATGCTGCGATTCGAATCGAGAAAACGGATCACCGACCTGCAGGACGGCACCGCGGAGCTGGAGCGCGCGAGAACGGCGCTGGGCACCACCGCACACGCGATGTGGACCATGACGAGCATGCCGCTGGCCCACGCATACCGGCTCTCCGGGCGCAAGGCGCTGTCCAGGGACACCGCGCTCAGCGGTCTGCGTGGACACGCCTGGAGCGTGCTGCTCCAGTCGGACGCCCCGGCGGCCGCGGCGGCTGCCCGGCACGCCTCGGACGACGCCATCGACGTCGCGCGCTGGTGCGTCTCGGACGGCCGGCCGGACCTGGCGGCGCGGGCGCTCGACATGGGACGCGGCCTGATGCTGCATGCCGCGACGGAGCGGCGGGCCATCCCGGAGCGGCTGATCGAACTGGGCGAACCGGGTCTGGCCGAGCAGTGGCGCACCGCGGTCGCATTGAGCGGTGTGGAGGAGGCGCCGGCACAGCTGCGCCACCGGGTGATGAGCGTGCTGGCCGGCATCCCGGTGGACGACGACGGGGCTGCGCTGGACAGCCCGGCCACGGGATCGGCCCGGTTGCTGGACGCGCCGGACGGGCCGGAGATCCACGCGGCACTGCGCATGCTCGGGTTCGACGCCCTGGTCTACCTGGTGCCCGGTGACGGCAAGAACGGCATGGCGGTGATCGTGCCGGCGGAGGACCAGGCCAGCACACTGCTGCTGCCCGAGCTGAACGACGTTCCCGCCGGGTTCCTGGCCGACGCCGCCCGGGAGCTGCCGGACGACCCGCGGCTCGGGCCGGACCGCGACCTGTCGGTGCGCGGACGGGCGAAGCTGGAAGACGTCTGCGACTGGGCCTGGCGGGTGGCGATCGGCCCGCTGCTGGAACGCGGGTTGCGGGCGCACCGGGCGCCGGCCGGCGGCCCACCCCGGGTGGTGCTGATCCCGATGCGGGAGCTGTCGGCGGTGCCGTGGCATGCGGCGCGGCGGCAGGTGAACGGACGCTATCGCTACGCGGTGGAGCAGGCTGTCTTCTCGTACGCGCCGTCGGCACGGCTCATGTGCGACGCGGCTTGGGCGTCCGACGTCCCGCTCGACGACTCGGCGCTGGTGCTGGGCGATCCCGATGCCGGCGGCGCGGCCGATCTGCCCGCCGCCCGCGCGGAAGCGCTCGCGATACACGGTGCCTTCTACCGGCAGGGCGTGTACCTCGGCCGTACGGCGACGGGCGCCCCCGCAGCGGCGGGCGCGGGCACCCGGCGCGAGGTGCTGGACCGGCTGCTCGACGGCACTGCGGGATCGGTGCTGCACCTGGCCTGCCACGGGGTGACCAGGCGGGCCGAGTACGAGCAGGTGGGCGCCGCGGGGGAGTCGTCGTATCTGGCGCTGGCCGGCGGCGACCGGCTGTCCGCGGAGGAACTCGTCGGGGCGCTCACCGCGCGGCCCGAGCGGCCCGTGGGACTCTCCGTGCTCGCGGCCTGCAACAGCGGCGTCCCCGGGCGCGGCCATGACGAGGCGTTCAGCGTGGCGACGGCCCTGCTGGCGGGCGGCTCCCGGACGGTGGTCAGCACGCTGTGGAGCGTGCCCGACACGCCGACCTCGGCGCTGATGTACATGTTCCACCACTACGTGCGGCGGGAGGGCTGCCGCCCGCTCGACGCGCTGCACCGCGCTCAGGTGTGGATGCTCACGCCCGACCGGCGGATCCCCGAGGAGATGCCGGAACCGTTGCGCCCCGCGAGCGGCCGGGAGCAGAGCATCGACGGCTGGGCGGGTTTCTTCCACACCGGGCGCTGA
- a CDS encoding alpha/beta fold hydrolase, which produces MSGITHGNGQYAEVNGLNMYYETHGSGRPLILLHGGLGSGEMFGAVLPAFAEHHQVILPDLQGHGRTADIDRPLDVRLMAGDIAALIDHLGLDRPDLVGFSLGGGVAAATAAQHPEKVGRLVIQSSYLRTDAVYPEILAQQGQVNAAAAEFMKETPMYELYQRVAPRPEDFGRLLDKIGAAMAVPMDLTEEVRGLQVPTLIAAGDADMAPPSHFVEAFALLDGGQRDGGWMGEGRPKGGHALAILPGVTHYSACDSPLFPATALAFLDQPQP; this is translated from the coding sequence ATGAGCGGCATCACCCACGGCAACGGCCAGTACGCCGAGGTCAACGGCCTGAACATGTACTACGAGACGCACGGCTCCGGCCGCCCGCTGATCCTGCTGCACGGCGGGCTCGGCTCGGGCGAGATGTTCGGCGCGGTGCTCCCCGCGTTCGCCGAGCACCACCAGGTGATCCTGCCGGATCTGCAGGGCCACGGCCGCACCGCCGACATCGACCGCCCCCTGGACGTGCGCCTGATGGCGGGTGACATCGCGGCGCTGATCGACCACCTCGGCCTGGACCGGCCCGACCTGGTCGGCTTCTCGCTGGGCGGCGGCGTGGCGGCGGCGACCGCCGCGCAGCACCCGGAGAAGGTGGGCCGCCTGGTCATCCAGTCGTCGTATCTGCGCACCGACGCGGTGTACCCGGAGATCCTGGCGCAGCAGGGGCAGGTGAACGCGGCCGCGGCCGAGTTCATGAAGGAGACCCCGATGTACGAGCTCTACCAGCGGGTCGCGCCGCGGCCGGAGGACTTCGGCCGGCTGCTCGACAAGATCGGGGCGGCGATGGCGGTGCCGATGGACCTCACCGAGGAGGTGCGCGGGCTGCAGGTGCCGACGCTGATCGCGGCCGGTGACGCCGACATGGCCCCGCCGAGCCACTTCGTCGAGGCGTTCGCGCTGCTCGACGGCGGGCAGCGGGACGGCGGCTGGATGGGGGAGGGAAGGCCGAAGGGCGGGCACGCGCTCGCCATCCTGCCCGGCGTGACCCACTACAGCGCCTGCGACTCGCCGCTGTTCCCAGCGACCGCCCTGGCCTTCCTCGACCAGCCCCAGCCCTGA